In one Juglans regia cultivar Chandler chromosome 11, Walnut 2.0, whole genome shotgun sequence genomic region, the following are encoded:
- the LOC109010948 gene encoding autophagy-related protein 18g-like isoform X1, translating to MMKKGKGKNNGLLPNSLRIISSCLKTVSTNASTVASTVRSAGSSVAASISSASSDDHKDQVTWAGFDWLELGPSVFKHVLLLGYQNGFQVLDVEDASSFSELVSKRDGPVSFLQIQPFPALSDGVEGFKTSHPLLLVVAGDEMNSSGLSQHRSNLGGLGRDSNLESRSGNSANSPTAVRFYSLRSHCYVHVLRFRSAVCMVRCSPRIVAVGLATQIYCFDALTLENKFSVLTYPVPQLAGQGAAGVNVGYGPMAVGPRWLAYASNNPLVSNMGRLSPQNLTPSPGVSPSTSPGSGSLVARYAKESSKQLASGIINLGDLGYKTLSKYYQELLPDGSNSPVSPNSGWKVGRHSGTDMDNAGMVVVKDFVSRAVISQFKAHTSPISALCFDPSGTLLVTASVYGNNINIFRIMPSCTRSGLGVLSYDWSSSHVHLYQLHRGITSAIIQDICFSHYSQWIAVVSSKGTCHVFVLSPFGGDAGFRIISSQGEEPSLFPALSAPWWSTSSCVIHQQSFPPPPPIALSVVSRIKYSSFGWLNTVSNPTASATGKVFVPSGAVAAIFHNSLSQTLQHANSKANTLEHLLVYTPSGYVVQHELLPSVGIEGSDSGLRTQSASFVHMQEDELRVKVEPNQWWDVCRRSDWQEREEFVSGTNIHGQDATGVIQNNSISADDYGIDLLCINGGMTGTNMVKTYSGKPHERSHWYLSNAEVQISSGRLPIWQKSKICFYMMESPRVDTLAGGEYELEKVHIHEVEIRRKELLPVFDHFLSIKSDWSDRDLSGGKYPNSTSSGPHPGEGKITEETVICHSKPSSLSSTESSDGGSSRRIENLLDLDQINSEKPCAPGFHLLNEIYHERRGCAIVEHSILKRNPSNIVPILSEHPKNADSQVDGCITREALCLSSSGRTDVSVLTSDRYASNLNTPDEEPITVHNPVDFGSLFLAGHFEVMPCNGSLGLTEVGAVDVDSNSNHCEREKPGDDDDMLGGMFAFSEEG from the exons ATGATGAAGAAGGGTAAGGGAAAGAACAACGGCTTGTTGCCCAACTCTCTGAGGATCATATCTTCCTGCCTCAAGACCGTGTCCACGAATGCCAGCACCGTCGCTTCCACTGTCCGCTCGGCCGGCTCCTCGGTCGCTGCTTCGATTTCTTCCGCTTCCTCTGACGATCACAAAGATCAG GTAACCTGGGCTGGCTTTGACTGGCTTGAGCTTGGTCCATCTGTCTTCAAACATGTTCTCTTGCTTGGTTATCAGAATGGCTTTCAAGTCCTTGATGTGGAGGATGCCTCTAGTTTCAGTGAACTTGTTTCGAAGCGTGATGGCCCGGTTTCATTCTTACAGATTCAGCCCTTCCCTGCATTGAGTGATGGTGTTGAAGGATTTAAAACATCACATCCTTTATTGCTGGTTGTTGCTGGAGATGAAATGAACAGTTCAGGCCTCAGTCAACATCGTAGCAATCTGGGTGGTTTAGGAAGAGATAGTAATTTGGAGTCCCGATCAGGAAACTCTGCCAACTCTCCTACAGCTGTTCGATTTTACTCTCTTAGGTCTCATTGCTATGTGCATGTCCTGAGATTCCGGTCTGCAGTGTGCATGGTTAGATGCAGTCCTCGAATTGTAGCCGTGGGTCTTGCAACACAA ATTTACTGCTTTGATGCGCTCACTCTCGAGAATAAATTCAGTGTTCTTACCTATCCTGTTCCTCAGTTAGCAGGACAGGGAGCTGCTGGGGTTAATGTTGGTTATGGTCCAATGGCTGTGGGTCCAAGATGGTTAGCTTATGCATCCAACAATCCTCTGGTTTCTAATATGGGTCGATTAAGCCCACAAAACCTCACTCCCTCTCCAGGAGTTAGTCCGTCGACATCACCTGGAAGTGGTAGTTTGGTTGCCCGTTATGCAAAGGAATCTAGTAAACAATTAGCTTCTGGAATAATCAACCTGGGAGACCTGGGATACAAAACTTTGTCAAAATACTATCAAGAACTGCTCCCTGATGGATCTAACTCTCCAGTATCACCAAATTCAGGCTGGAAAGTTGGTAGGCATTCAGGAACAGATATGGATAATGCAGGGATG GTTGTTGTCAAGGACTTTGTTTCCCGAGCTGTTATTTCACAATTTAAAGCTCATACCAGTCCAATATCCGCACTATGCTTTGACCCTAGTGGTACTCTTCTGGTTACTGCCTCAGTGTATGGgaataacataaatattttccGGATAATGCCATCTTGCACTCGAAGTGGATTGGGTGTTCTAAGTTATGACTGGAGCTCTTCTCACGTGCATCTTTACCAGCTACATCGTGGAATAACATCAGCT ATAATCCAGGACATTTGCTTTAGTCATTATAGTCAGTGGATTGCAGTTGTTTCATCCAAGGGGACTTgccatgtttttgttttgtccCCATTTGGTGGTGATGCGGGTTTCAGAATTATAAGTTCCCAAGGTGAGGAGCCCTCCCTGTTTCCAGCTTTGTCTGCGCCTTGGTGGTCTACTTCATCTTGCGTCATTCATCAGCAATCTTTTCCTCCACCACCACCTATTGCTCTCTCTGTTGTGAgcagaataaaatatagtaGTTTTGGATGGCTTAATACGGTTAGCAATCCCACTGCTTCTGCAACAGGAAAGGTTTTTGTGCCATCTGGAGCTGTTGCTGCTATTTTCCATAACTCGTTATCTCAAACTCTTCAGCATGCTAACTCGAAGGCCAATACCTTGGAGCATCTGTTGGTTTATACTCCATCAGGATATGTAGTTCAACATGAACTTTTGCCATCAGTAGGGATCGAAGGATCTGACAGCGGTTTGAGGACCCAATCAGCTTCATTTGTACATATGCAGGAGGATGAGTTAAGAGTTAAAGTTGAACCTAATCAGTGGTGGGATGTATGCAGAAGGTCAGATTGGCAAGAAAGAGAGGAATTTGTTTCTGGTACCAATATTCATGGACAGGATGCTACTGGTGTTATTCAGAATAATTCCATTTCAGCAGATGACTATGGAATAGATTTGCTGTGCATAAATGGTGGTATGACGGGGACAAATATGGTGAAGACTTATTCTGGAAAGCCTCATGAAAGATCTCACTGGTACCTATCTAATGCAGAGGTGCAGATAAGCTCTGGCAGGTTACCAATATGGCAAAAATCCAag ATATGTTTTTATATGATGGAATCTCCAAGAGTTGACACTCTTGCTGGTGGAGAGTATGAACTTGAAAAAGTTCACATCCATGAAGTGGAAATAAGGCGGAAGGAATTATTGCCTGTTTTCGACCATTTCCTTAGCATAAAATCAGACTGGAGTGACAG AGACCTTTCTGGTGGAAAATATCCAAATTCTACGTCCTCAGGGCCTCATCCAGGTGAAGGCAAGATCACAGAAGAGACTGTCATTTGTCACTCAAAACCATCATCGCTTAGTTCAACTGAAAGCTCGGATGGGG GGTCATCAAGAAGAATCGAGAATTTACTTGACTTGGATCAAATTAATAGTGAGAAGCCTTGTGCACCCGGTTTCCATTTGTTGAATGAGATTTACCATGAAAGAAGAGGGTGTGCCATTGTTGAGCATTCCATACTGAAGCGGAACCCTTCAAACATTGTACCTATTCTATCTGAACATCCAAAAAATGCTGATTCTCAAGTTGATGGTTGTATCACAAGAGAAGCCCTGTGCCTAAGCAGTAGTGGGAGAACTGATGTATCGGTTTTAACTTCTGACCGATATGCTTCTAATTTGAATACTCCTGATGAGGAGCCTATAACCGTGCACAATCCCGTAGATTTTGGATCGTTATTTCTGGCGGGGC
- the LOC109010948 gene encoding autophagy-related protein 18g-like isoform X2 has protein sequence MMKKGKGKNNGLLPNSLRIISSCLKTVSTNASTVASTVRSAGSSVAASISSASSDDHKDQVTWAGFDWLELGPSVFKHVLLLGYQNGFQVLDVEDASSFSELVSKRDGPVSFLQIQPFPALSDGVEGFKTSHPLLLVVAGDEMNSSGLSQHRSNLGGLGRDSNLESRSGNSANSPTAVRFYSLRSHCYVHVLRFRSAVCMVRCSPRIVAVGLATQIYCFDALTLENKFSVLTYPVPQLAGQGAAGVNVGYGPMAVGPRWLAYASNNPLVSNMGRLSPQNLTPSPGVSPSTSPGSGSLVARYAKESSKQLASGIINLGDLGYKTLSKYYQELLPDGSNSPVSPNSGWKVGRHSGTDMDNAGMVVVKDFVSRAVISQFKAHTSPISALCFDPSGTLLVTASVYGNNINIFRIMPSCTRSGLGVLSYDWSSSHVHLYQLHRGITSAIIQDICFSHYSQWIAVVSSKGTCHVFVLSPFGGDAGFRIISSQGKVFVPSGAVAAIFHNSLSQTLQHANSKANTLEHLLVYTPSGYVVQHELLPSVGIEGSDSGLRTQSASFVHMQEDELRVKVEPNQWWDVCRRSDWQEREEFVSGTNIHGQDATGVIQNNSISADDYGIDLLCINGGMTGTNMVKTYSGKPHERSHWYLSNAEVQISSGRLPIWQKSKICFYMMESPRVDTLAGGEYELEKVHIHEVEIRRKELLPVFDHFLSIKSDWSDRDLSGGKYPNSTSSGPHPGEGKITEETVICHSKPSSLSSTESSDGGSSRRIENLLDLDQINSEKPCAPGFHLLNEIYHERRGCAIVEHSILKRNPSNIVPILSEHPKNADSQVDGCITREALCLSSSGRTDVSVLTSDRYASNLNTPDEEPITVHNPVDFGSLFLAGHFEVMPCNGSLGLTEVGAVDVDSNSNHCEREKPGDDDDMLGGMFAFSEEG, from the exons ATGATGAAGAAGGGTAAGGGAAAGAACAACGGCTTGTTGCCCAACTCTCTGAGGATCATATCTTCCTGCCTCAAGACCGTGTCCACGAATGCCAGCACCGTCGCTTCCACTGTCCGCTCGGCCGGCTCCTCGGTCGCTGCTTCGATTTCTTCCGCTTCCTCTGACGATCACAAAGATCAG GTAACCTGGGCTGGCTTTGACTGGCTTGAGCTTGGTCCATCTGTCTTCAAACATGTTCTCTTGCTTGGTTATCAGAATGGCTTTCAAGTCCTTGATGTGGAGGATGCCTCTAGTTTCAGTGAACTTGTTTCGAAGCGTGATGGCCCGGTTTCATTCTTACAGATTCAGCCCTTCCCTGCATTGAGTGATGGTGTTGAAGGATTTAAAACATCACATCCTTTATTGCTGGTTGTTGCTGGAGATGAAATGAACAGTTCAGGCCTCAGTCAACATCGTAGCAATCTGGGTGGTTTAGGAAGAGATAGTAATTTGGAGTCCCGATCAGGAAACTCTGCCAACTCTCCTACAGCTGTTCGATTTTACTCTCTTAGGTCTCATTGCTATGTGCATGTCCTGAGATTCCGGTCTGCAGTGTGCATGGTTAGATGCAGTCCTCGAATTGTAGCCGTGGGTCTTGCAACACAA ATTTACTGCTTTGATGCGCTCACTCTCGAGAATAAATTCAGTGTTCTTACCTATCCTGTTCCTCAGTTAGCAGGACAGGGAGCTGCTGGGGTTAATGTTGGTTATGGTCCAATGGCTGTGGGTCCAAGATGGTTAGCTTATGCATCCAACAATCCTCTGGTTTCTAATATGGGTCGATTAAGCCCACAAAACCTCACTCCCTCTCCAGGAGTTAGTCCGTCGACATCACCTGGAAGTGGTAGTTTGGTTGCCCGTTATGCAAAGGAATCTAGTAAACAATTAGCTTCTGGAATAATCAACCTGGGAGACCTGGGATACAAAACTTTGTCAAAATACTATCAAGAACTGCTCCCTGATGGATCTAACTCTCCAGTATCACCAAATTCAGGCTGGAAAGTTGGTAGGCATTCAGGAACAGATATGGATAATGCAGGGATG GTTGTTGTCAAGGACTTTGTTTCCCGAGCTGTTATTTCACAATTTAAAGCTCATACCAGTCCAATATCCGCACTATGCTTTGACCCTAGTGGTACTCTTCTGGTTACTGCCTCAGTGTATGGgaataacataaatattttccGGATAATGCCATCTTGCACTCGAAGTGGATTGGGTGTTCTAAGTTATGACTGGAGCTCTTCTCACGTGCATCTTTACCAGCTACATCGTGGAATAACATCAGCT ATAATCCAGGACATTTGCTTTAGTCATTATAGTCAGTGGATTGCAGTTGTTTCATCCAAGGGGACTTgccatgtttttgttttgtccCCATTTGGTGGTGATGCGGGTTTCAGAATTATAAGTTCCCAAG GAAAGGTTTTTGTGCCATCTGGAGCTGTTGCTGCTATTTTCCATAACTCGTTATCTCAAACTCTTCAGCATGCTAACTCGAAGGCCAATACCTTGGAGCATCTGTTGGTTTATACTCCATCAGGATATGTAGTTCAACATGAACTTTTGCCATCAGTAGGGATCGAAGGATCTGACAGCGGTTTGAGGACCCAATCAGCTTCATTTGTACATATGCAGGAGGATGAGTTAAGAGTTAAAGTTGAACCTAATCAGTGGTGGGATGTATGCAGAAGGTCAGATTGGCAAGAAAGAGAGGAATTTGTTTCTGGTACCAATATTCATGGACAGGATGCTACTGGTGTTATTCAGAATAATTCCATTTCAGCAGATGACTATGGAATAGATTTGCTGTGCATAAATGGTGGTATGACGGGGACAAATATGGTGAAGACTTATTCTGGAAAGCCTCATGAAAGATCTCACTGGTACCTATCTAATGCAGAGGTGCAGATAAGCTCTGGCAGGTTACCAATATGGCAAAAATCCAag ATATGTTTTTATATGATGGAATCTCCAAGAGTTGACACTCTTGCTGGTGGAGAGTATGAACTTGAAAAAGTTCACATCCATGAAGTGGAAATAAGGCGGAAGGAATTATTGCCTGTTTTCGACCATTTCCTTAGCATAAAATCAGACTGGAGTGACAG AGACCTTTCTGGTGGAAAATATCCAAATTCTACGTCCTCAGGGCCTCATCCAGGTGAAGGCAAGATCACAGAAGAGACTGTCATTTGTCACTCAAAACCATCATCGCTTAGTTCAACTGAAAGCTCGGATGGGG GGTCATCAAGAAGAATCGAGAATTTACTTGACTTGGATCAAATTAATAGTGAGAAGCCTTGTGCACCCGGTTTCCATTTGTTGAATGAGATTTACCATGAAAGAAGAGGGTGTGCCATTGTTGAGCATTCCATACTGAAGCGGAACCCTTCAAACATTGTACCTATTCTATCTGAACATCCAAAAAATGCTGATTCTCAAGTTGATGGTTGTATCACAAGAGAAGCCCTGTGCCTAAGCAGTAGTGGGAGAACTGATGTATCGGTTTTAACTTCTGACCGATATGCTTCTAATTTGAATACTCCTGATGAGGAGCCTATAACCGTGCACAATCCCGTAGATTTTGGATCGTTATTTCTGGCGGGGC